In Lentibacillus amyloliquefaciens, one DNA window encodes the following:
- the recO gene encoding DNA repair protein RecO: MLEKLQGIVMKTQDYGETHKIVTIFTGQAGKISAIARGAKKPKSRMAAVTQPFIYGDFFVYLKSGLSTVQQGDVINSFRRVREDIMKTAYAAYIAELTDKLTDSHSPDGYLFNQLYRTMNWIAEYEDSDIPIMMYELKLFKKGGFAPAVDRCVNCGGREMPFAFSIAEGGLLCAKCRHIDSQSIALSDKLARLFYVFSEVELERVGTISVKEENKKLLRDIMDAYYDHYGGYYLKSKRFLKQMDKLN; encoded by the coding sequence TTGCTTGAGAAACTGCAAGGCATTGTCATGAAAACCCAAGACTATGGAGAAACACACAAGATTGTTACGATATTCACCGGACAAGCAGGCAAAATATCTGCAATTGCCAGAGGTGCAAAAAAACCGAAAAGCAGAATGGCTGCTGTTACGCAGCCATTTATATATGGGGACTTTTTCGTTTATTTGAAGTCAGGATTGAGCACAGTTCAGCAAGGCGATGTGATCAATTCTTTCCGGCGTGTGCGTGAAGATATTATGAAAACAGCTTATGCAGCTTATATTGCTGAACTGACAGATAAGCTGACCGATTCCCATTCACCTGATGGTTATTTATTTAATCAGCTGTACAGGACGATGAATTGGATAGCTGAATATGAAGATTCTGATATTCCAATTATGATGTATGAATTAAAACTATTTAAAAAAGGCGGATTTGCCCCTGCTGTTGACAGGTGTGTGAACTGTGGCGGCAGGGAGATGCCTTTTGCCTTTTCAATTGCAGAAGGCGGCCTCCTTTGTGCCAAATGCCGGCATATTGACTCTCAATCAATTGCACTTTCTGACAAACTGGCGCGATTATTTTATGTTTTTTCTGAGGTTGAACTCGAACGGGTAGGAACCATTTCGGTAAAGGAAGAAAATAAAAAACTACTGCGTGATATTATGGATGCGTACTATGATCATTATGGCGGTTATTATTTGAAATCCAAACGATTCTTGAAGCAGATGGATAAACTGAATTAG
- the glyQ gene encoding glycine--tRNA ligase subunit alpha has protein sequence MTIQEMILALQKHWSDQNCILMQAYDVEKGAGTMSPMTLLRSLGPEPWNVAYVEPSRRPADGRYGQNPNRLYQHHQFQVIMKPSPDNIQELYLDSLKVLGINPLEHDIRFVEDNWENPTLGAAGLGWEVWLDGMEITQFTYFQQIGGLEASPVSVELTYGIERLASYIQDKENVFDLEWTNGVTINDIFFQPEYEHSKYTFEESDTDMLFQLFMMYENEARLTMEKGLVFPAYDYVLKCSHTFNLLDAKGVISVTERTGYISRIRNLARSISKAYVAERERLGFPMLKKEEAQ, from the coding sequence ATGACAATTCAAGAAATGATTTTAGCACTGCAAAAACATTGGTCAGATCAGAATTGCATTTTGATGCAGGCGTATGATGTGGAAAAAGGAGCAGGGACAATGTCGCCGATGACACTGCTCAGAAGCCTTGGTCCCGAGCCATGGAATGTCGCTTACGTGGAGCCCTCAAGAAGGCCTGCAGACGGAAGATACGGGCAGAATCCGAATCGGTTGTATCAGCACCATCAGTTTCAAGTCATCATGAAGCCATCTCCGGATAACATTCAAGAATTGTATTTGGATTCGCTCAAGGTACTTGGAATTAATCCTTTGGAGCACGATATACGGTTTGTTGAAGATAATTGGGAAAACCCTACCCTTGGTGCTGCGGGGCTTGGCTGGGAAGTCTGGCTGGATGGAATGGAAATCACCCAGTTCACCTATTTTCAGCAAATTGGTGGACTTGAGGCAAGTCCCGTATCGGTTGAGCTGACCTATGGGATTGAACGTCTGGCATCTTATATTCAGGATAAGGAAAATGTGTTTGACTTGGAATGGACAAACGGCGTCACCATTAACGATATCTTTTTTCAGCCGGAATATGAACACTCTAAATATACATTTGAAGAATCTGATACAGATATGCTCTTTCAGTTATTTATGATGTATGAAAATGAAGCGAGACTGACCATGGAAAAAGGATTAGTCTTTCCGGCATATGATTATGTATTGAAATGCTCGCACACATTTAATTTACTGGATGCAAAAGGTGTCATATCCGTAACAGAACGAACAGGCTATATTTCACGGATCCGCAATTTGGCCAGAAGCATTTCAAAAGCTTATGTCGCAGAACGTGAGCGTTTAGGCTTTCCAATGCTGAAAAAAGAGGAGGCACAATAA
- a CDS encoding YqzL family protein: MIDFTWKVFSQTGNIETYLLLKELEKNKAAEVNDNQNQINKNTSLNTKF; encoded by the coding sequence GTGATCGACTTTACTTGGAAGGTTTTTAGTCAGACAGGAAACATTGAAACCTATTTGTTATTAAAAGAGCTGGAAAAAAATAAAGCAGCTGAAGTTAATGATAACCAGAATCAGATAAATAAGAACACGTCGCTCAATACAAAATTCTAG
- the glyS gene encoding glycine--tRNA ligase subunit beta has translation MAKDVLVEIGLEELPARFVDNAEKQFLDRTREWFNESRISYESIVSYSTPRRLAVLVKAAAEEQTSLEEAVKGPALKIAQDEDGNWTKAAIGFTKGQGKTVDDIYTKDIKGTSYIFVTKQIIGKPTKELLPEFSQIITSIQFPKNMRWAEQTLRYARPIRWLTALFGQEIIPFEVAGVSTNNRTFGHRFLGEAVRLREPADYEETLEKQAVIVDPQKRKQMIIEGMNKTAAENDFHIPEDDRLLQEVANLVEYPTVFVGSFNPSYLKLPADVLITSMKEHQRYFPVKSKNKELLPYFVGVRNGDNHALQTVIKGNEKVLRARLSDAQFFYEEDQKQSIEFYLEKLERIVFQEKLGTIADKVNRITAIAKQLSGALELDEGTRTNTVRAAEICKFDLPTNMVNEFTNLQGIIGETYALNAGETKASARAVSEHYMPVQADGNIPGTVEGAIVSVADKLDTIVGCISAGLIPTGSQDPYGLRRQATGVLRILKAYNWNISVESLLQLAEQQYAGFSETEEDQAREETAQFFRHRITYLLKETSIEQDVIQAVLYNEIGVIPYMALKAETLSNERNNPDFKPVQEALVRVLNLAAKTDETTITEAVFETESEQKLYDTYLKVKNAYTSTNQKQQARETLNQLGRLAQPIHAFFDHNMVMTDDERIQKNRLALLNSIATLIYDYADLSAIEWKQHF, from the coding sequence ATGGCAAAAGACGTACTGGTTGAAATAGGACTTGAAGAGCTTCCGGCCCGATTTGTGGATAATGCCGAAAAACAGTTTCTGGACAGAACACGGGAATGGTTTAATGAATCACGTATTTCTTATGAATCCATCGTTTCTTACTCAACTCCCCGCAGATTGGCGGTTCTGGTAAAAGCGGCTGCTGAGGAACAGACATCACTTGAAGAAGCGGTTAAAGGTCCTGCATTAAAAATCGCTCAGGATGAAGACGGCAATTGGACAAAAGCAGCAATCGGCTTTACGAAAGGACAGGGTAAAACAGTTGATGATATCTATACCAAGGACATCAAAGGGACTTCGTATATTTTTGTCACAAAACAGATTATCGGCAAGCCGACGAAAGAATTGCTGCCCGAGTTCAGCCAAATCATCACATCCATTCAATTTCCGAAAAACATGCGCTGGGCGGAACAAACATTGCGCTATGCGCGCCCAATACGGTGGCTAACCGCACTATTTGGACAAGAAATTATTCCATTCGAGGTTGCAGGTGTCAGTACGAATAACCGAACTTTTGGCCACCGCTTCCTGGGAGAAGCCGTGAGGTTACGAGAACCTGCTGATTATGAAGAGACTTTAGAAAAACAGGCTGTTATCGTTGATCCGCAAAAGCGCAAGCAAATGATTATTGAGGGAATGAACAAAACGGCAGCAGAAAATGATTTCCATATCCCGGAAGATGATAGATTGCTGCAGGAAGTGGCTAATCTGGTGGAATATCCGACTGTGTTTGTCGGGTCATTCAATCCTTCCTACCTGAAACTGCCGGCTGATGTGTTGATAACGTCAATGAAGGAACATCAGCGTTATTTCCCTGTCAAGTCAAAGAATAAAGAGCTTCTCCCATATTTTGTAGGGGTCCGGAATGGTGATAATCATGCCCTTCAAACGGTTATCAAAGGAAATGAAAAAGTTCTTCGGGCAAGGTTGTCGGATGCACAGTTTTTTTATGAAGAAGACCAGAAACAATCCATTGAATTTTATTTGGAAAAGTTGGAGCGGATTGTGTTTCAGGAAAAACTTGGCACGATTGCTGATAAAGTAAACCGGATCACCGCTATTGCAAAACAGTTATCCGGTGCATTGGAATTGGATGAAGGAACACGGACAAACACAGTAAGAGCAGCTGAAATTTGCAAATTTGATCTCCCGACAAATATGGTGAATGAATTTACAAACCTGCAAGGGATTATCGGTGAGACATATGCCTTGAATGCGGGTGAGACCAAGGCATCTGCACGGGCTGTATCTGAACACTATATGCCCGTTCAGGCAGATGGGAATATTCCCGGAACAGTTGAAGGGGCTATCGTAAGTGTGGCCGATAAGCTGGATACGATTGTCGGCTGTATTTCAGCCGGTCTAATCCCAACCGGCTCCCAGGATCCATATGGGCTGAGAAGGCAGGCAACCGGTGTCTTAAGGATACTTAAAGCTTACAATTGGAATATAAGCGTTGAGTCATTGCTTCAATTGGCCGAACAGCAATATGCAGGGTTCAGTGAAACTGAAGAAGATCAAGCAAGAGAAGAAACAGCACAGTTTTTCAGACATCGTATCACATATCTTCTGAAAGAAACATCCATTGAACAAGATGTTATACAAGCTGTGTTATATAATGAGATTGGTGTTATTCCTTATATGGCTTTGAAGGCTGAAACATTATCCAATGAACGGAATAACCCGGATTTTAAACCGGTTCAGGAAGCACTCGTCCGAGTATTGAATCTGGCTGCTAAGACCGATGAAACAACCATAACCGAAGCTGTATTTGAAACAGAATCTGAACAAAAGCTATATGATACTTACCTGAAAGTAAAAAATGCTTACACAAGCACCAACCAGAAACAGCAAGCAAGAGAGACGCTCAATCAATTAGGCCGTCTTGCACAGCCTATACATGCTTTCTTTGATCACAATATGGTTATGACCGATGATGAGCGAATTCAAAAAAATCGCCTAGCTCTGCTTAACAGCATTGCGACGTTAATTTATGATTATGCAGACCTATCAGCAATTGAATGGAAGCAGCATTTTTAA